A window from bacterium encodes these proteins:
- a CDS encoding cystathionine gamma-synthase translates to MKFQTKAIHVGQGADPTTGATIVPIYQTSTYTQEDAGVHKGFDYSRTANPTRKALEDCLASLEEAQFGLAFSSGVAATDATLKLLSAGDHVVVSDDVYGGTYRLFEKVLTRYGLSFSWVDAQDLDKVRAAIQPNTKLIWSETPTNPLLRLIDIEGLAAIAKEHGVLLAIDNTFASPYLQNPLTMGADIVVHSTTKYLGGHSDVVGGAFMTNREDLYQQVKFVQNSIGAVPGPNDAFLTLRGVKTLALRMREHCANAKVVAAWLEQHPLVEKVYYPGLESHPQHELAKRQMRDFGGMVSFVVKGGLDVARVVAKSTKLFSLAESLGGVESLLTHPPTMTHGAIPKEIREARGVVDGLLRLSVGIEDAQDLVADLQQAFDKAASACDSLVSS, encoded by the coding sequence ATGAAGTTCCAGACCAAGGCCATCCACGTGGGCCAGGGGGCCGACCCCACCACCGGCGCGACCATCGTGCCCATCTACCAGACCTCCACCTACACCCAGGAGGACGCAGGGGTCCACAAGGGCTTCGACTACTCGCGCACGGCGAACCCCACCCGCAAGGCCCTCGAGGACTGCCTCGCCTCCCTCGAGGAGGCCCAGTTCGGCCTCGCCTTCTCGTCGGGGGTCGCGGCCACCGACGCGACCCTGAAGCTGCTGTCGGCCGGTGACCACGTGGTCGTCTCGGATGACGTCTACGGCGGCACCTACCGCCTCTTCGAGAAGGTCCTCACCCGCTACGGTCTCAGCTTCAGCTGGGTGGACGCCCAGGACCTGGACAAGGTCCGCGCGGCGATCCAGCCCAACACCAAGCTGATCTGGTCGGAGACCCCGACCAACCCCTTGCTGCGCCTCATCGACATCGAGGGCCTGGCTGCGATCGCCAAGGAGCACGGGGTGCTCTTGGCCATCGACAACACCTTCGCGAGCCCCTACCTCCAGAACCCGCTCACCATGGGCGCGGACATCGTCGTCCACTCGACCACCAAGTACCTGGGCGGTCACTCGGACGTCGTGGGCGGCGCGTTCATGACCAACCGCGAGGACCTCTACCAGCAGGTCAAGTTCGTCCAGAACTCGATCGGCGCGGTCCCTGGCCCCAACGACGCCTTCCTGACCCTGCGCGGGGTCAAGACCCTGGCCCTTCGCATGCGCGAGCACTGCGCCAACGCCAAGGTGGTCGCGGCGTGGCTCGAACAGCACCCGCTGGTCGAGAAGGTCTACTACCCCGGCCTCGAATCGCACCCCCAGCACGAATTGGCCAAGCGCCAGATGCGTGACTTCGGCGGCATGGTGTCCTTCGTGGTCAAGGGCGGTCTGGACGTGGCTCGCGTCGTCGCCAAGAGCACCAAGCTCTTCAGCTTGGCCGAGAGCCTGGGCGGCGTTGAGAGCCTGCTGACCCACCCGCCCACCATGACCCACGGGGCCATCCCCAAGGAGATCCGCGAGGCTCGCGGCGTGGTGGACGGCCTCCTGCGCCTCTCGGTGGGCATCGAGGACGCCCAGGACCTGGTCGCCGACCTCCAGCAGGCCTTCGACAAGGCGGCTAGCGCTTGCGATTCGTTGGTTAGCTCGTAG